TGCACCCATTGCGACGACCTCGTCCGGATTGATCTCCGACGAAGGCTCTTTGCCGAATACTTCGGTGACCGTACGGGCGATGATCGGCGAACGCGTCTGGCCACCGACGAGGATCACCTTGTCGATATCAGACGGTTGCAGTTTGGCATCCCAGAGAGCCTTTTGGCACGGTTCAACCGATGCCTCGACCAGATCTGCAACCAGACTTTCAAAGACCGCACGCGTGAGCGTCGCGTTGATATGTTTGGGTCCGGTCGAGTCGGCCGCGATAAAGGGCAGGCTGATGTTGGTCTCGGACACGCTCGAGAGTTCGCATTTGGCTCGTTCGGCCGCTTCCTTGAGCCTTTGCAGGGCAAGACGGTCGTTTTTGAGGTCGATGCCGTGCTCTTTTGCAAAGCCATCGACGAGCCAAGTGATGATACGTTCGTCGAAGTCCTCGCCACCGAGAAACGTATTGCCGGAGGTCGATAGTACTTCGAAAACGCCATCGTTGATCTCCATTATCGAGATATCGAAGGTACCGCCGCCGAGATCGTAAACGGCGACCTTTTCATTCTTGTTCTTGCCAAAACCGTAGGCAAGGGCAGCGGCGGTCGGCTCATTAATGATGCGCTCGACCTCTAGACCGGCGATCTTGCCCGAGTCGCGGGTCGCCTGACGCTGCATATCGTCAAAATATGCCGGAACCGTGATAATGGCTTCGGTGATCTTATCGCCCAGAAACTCCTCGGCCGCGAGTTTGAGCCGCTGGAGCACGATCGCCGAGATCTCTGGCGGACTGTAGATACGGTCTAACACGCGAATATGTGCGTCGCCATTCGGAGCCTTGACGATCTCAAACGGCACGGTCGAACGCATTTTTTCGACCTCCGGAGCGTCAAACTTGCGGCCGATCAGGCGTTTGACCGCATAGAGCGTGTTTGCCGAGTTGGTGACCGCCTGACGCTTGGCGATCTGACCGACCAGACGCTCGTCCTTGTCTGTAAATCCGACGACCGACGGCGTAGTGCGGCCGCCTTCTTTGTTTGAGATGATCTGGACGGTGCCGCCTTCCAGAACAGAAACGCAGCAGTTCGTAGTGCCGAGATCGATGCCAATAACTTTGCTCATAACTATTTTTCCTTGAAATGTAGATCAGTGGGGGACAAATTCAGGCCTCGTAGGCCTATTCGGATGTAGCATCCGTTTCGGGAATGTCGGCCGGAGCCGTTGCGGGAATTTCAGATGGTGCTGCGGCCTGGCCGGGCAGTACTATCACCTTAACCATCGAGTGACGGATCACTCTATTGCCGATGCGGTAGCCTCGGAGTAACTCGTCAGAAATTGTGTTGGCCGGCATTTCAGGCCTAACTTCAGTAGCGACAGCCTCGTGAAAATGGGGATCAAACTGCTCACCGACCGTTGCGATCGGCGTTACGCCCATTCCGGCAAAAATGTCGTTCAGCTGTTGATTGACCAGCACGATGCCGTCAAAAAACTGCTGAAAATCACGGCCGCGTTCGCCGCCGATCTCATCGGCTGCATCGATCGCCCGATGTAGGTTATCGAGCACGGGCAGCATTTGGCCCGCAAGATTTCCGATCTGATCGATAAAGGATCCGCGGCGTTCGCGATCCATACGATATTTGAAATTTTCAAAGTCCTTGAGCCGCCTATCGCTCTTTTCCTGCATATCGCTACGCTCGGTCTTGAGCTCCAAGACGCGGACCTTAAGGGCTGCGATCTCGCTTTCGAGCTCGTGATTGCGGGCCTTGGTCACCGGCGATAGCACGGGCGGCAGCTTTACGGCAGGTTTAACTGACAATTCTTGCTGGACGAAGCCGGGCACAGCCGAGATCTCAAAATCGGCATCTTCGATCTCGATCCTCAGATCGGATGTGATATGCAGATCTTTTTCCTTGGCCTCGAGCTCTCGGATAAAATCATCGACCGACGATGTCTCGTCGGCCTCGATCATTTCGAGCGGATCCTGTGGCTGGTCCATGTTTTCGTCAAGGTTCATTTTGTTATTGCCGTACGCCGGCCTAATTTAGCTTGATGTCGGCAGACATCATCTTTTCGAGCGTACGAGCGACATAGGACACGATCGAGATCATTCGGGCGTACTCGATGCGGGTGGGCCCGAGGACGCTCAAGGTGCCGATCGCCGAACTGTTGCCGATCCGGTACGGAGCCGAGATCAGCGTACAGTTTTGAAATGATGGCGTACGGTTTTCGCTGCCGATAAAGACCTGAACGTCTCCCTTGGCGGCCTTATCGCGTTCGATACATTCGGTCAAGATCTGCATCAAACGAGATTTTTCACCGATGGTCCTGAGCAATTCCCGCAGCCTTTCGAGATCGGCAAAGTCGCTCTTTGACAAGATATTCGACGTACCGTCTACAAAAACTTCGCCCAGCCTGTTATCGTCGCGCTCGATGCTTTCCGAACAG
This is a stretch of genomic DNA from Chloracidobacterium sp.. It encodes these proteins:
- the dnaK gene encoding molecular chaperone DnaK, with translation MSKVIGIDLGTTNCCVSVLEGGTVQIISNKEGGRTTPSVVGFTDKDERLVGQIAKRQAVTNSANTLYAVKRLIGRKFDAPEVEKMRSTVPFEIVKAPNGDAHIRVLDRIYSPPEISAIVLQRLKLAAEEFLGDKITEAIITVPAYFDDMQRQATRDSGKIAGLEVERIINEPTAAALAYGFGKNKNEKVAVYDLGGGTFDISIMEINDGVFEVLSTSGNTFLGGEDFDERIITWLVDGFAKEHGIDLKNDRLALQRLKEAAERAKCELSSVSETNISLPFIAADSTGPKHINATLTRAVFESLVADLVEASVEPCQKALWDAKLQPSDIDKVILVGGQTRSPIIARTVTEVFGKEPSSEINPDEVVAMGAAIQGGVLTGEVKDIVLLDVLPLSLGLETRGGLYVKLIPRNSTIPLKNTMTFTTVVDNQQSVEIHILQGEREIASANRSLAKFELVGIPPAPRGVPQVDVSFEIDANGIVSVSAKDKMTGLEQALQITPSSGLSPDEIERLIIEAETSIDRDRDERELINERNRLDSLIRNARRAMMEIGKSFELAEQQSINGVLSEADEMLKSENISQVRDQLAKVEAAANRITAAMLTMA
- a CDS encoding nucleotide exchange factor GrpE; protein product: MNLDENMDQPQDPLEMIEADETSSVDDFIRELEAKEKDLHITSDLRIEIEDADFEISAVPGFVQQELSVKPAVKLPPVLSPVTKARNHELESEIAALKVRVLELKTERSDMQEKSDRRLKDFENFKYRMDRERRGSFIDQIGNLAGQMLPVLDNLHRAIDAADEIGGERGRDFQQFFDGIVLVNQQLNDIFAGMGVTPIATVGEQFDPHFHEAVATEVRPEMPANTISDELLRGYRIGNRVIRHSMVKVIVLPGQAAAPSEIPATAPADIPETDATSE